Proteins encoded within one genomic window of Planctomycetota bacterium:
- a CDS encoding zinc ribbon domain-containing protein, which translates to MPLYEYACRKCGRGCELLVRGSEKPECPHCRSTALDKLVSVAAGHVARGKEPAPSAGNCGRPQCGTGGCMGMG; encoded by the coding sequence ATACCGCTCTACGAATACGCCTGCCGGAAATGTGGCCGCGGGTGCGAACTGCTCGTCAGGGGCAGTGAGAAGCCGGAGTGCCCCCACTGCCGCAGTACGGCGCTCGACAAGCTCGTGAGCGTCGCCGCCGGTCATGTCGCCCGCGGCAAGGAGCCGGCTCCATCGGCCGGGAACTGCGGCCGCCCGCAATGCGGCACCGGCGGCTGCATGGGGATGGGGTGA